Below is a genomic region from Methanosphaera sp. ISO3-F5.
GGAAGATTTAAACACTATTTTGGAAGCCGCTGTAAATGCACCTTCAGGTATGAATGCTCAATCTCCTAAAATTCTTGTATTACAAAGAAAAGATATTATTAAACGTTTTTCTGAATGGAACAAGTCTTTTTATCCTAAGGAAGTTTTAGATAATTTGCCTGAAGATTTTGACCCATTTTATAATGCTTCTACATTAATCATAGTTTTAGCAGATAAAAATATTCCTACTTATGTGGAAGATGCTTCATTGGTTATTGGTAATTTGTTAAATGCTGCTAGTAGTATAGGTTTAGGGTCTTGTTGGATTCATAGGGCTAGAGAAGAATTTGATTCTCTTCAAGGGAAGGAATTACTTAAGGTTTGGGATTTATCAGAAGATTATGTTGGTGTGGGACATGTTGTTTTAGGTTATCCTGCTGATGATTTTGTTGTTTCTGATAAAATTATTAAGGATGATTTTGTTGTTTTCCTTGATGATATTATTTAAACATTGACTTTATTTTCCAGCTTGTTGATTTTTCAACTTCTTCTTTAAATTTTTTTAATTCGTGATTTTCTTGTTTTAGTTCTTCTATTTCTCGTTTTAGTTTTCTATTTTCAAGGTCTAGATCTTCGTTTTCGAATATGCTTTGTCCTAATTCGGTGGATAATTGTTTGTAGTTTGATTTTTGTATTTTTATTTCTTCTTCTAGTTGTTTTATTTCATTTGTTAATTTTTTTATTTCTTGGTCTTTGTCCATTTTTATCACTCTTGGTATTATCTTTGTTTTTTGATAATTAAATTTTTTTAAAACAATATAAATTTAGGTTGGCCTAAAAAATATATAGTTGTTATTACAAATATCGAAATAAACATTACATAACCTCAAAAAAAGGATGAAAATCATGACAAAATTAATAGAATTTTCCAATGTATATAAGGAATATAAAACAGGAGAAAACACATTAAAAGCAGCAGACAACTTAAATTTCACAATAAATCGAGGAGAATTAGTAATAATATTAGGACCATCAGGTTCAGGAAAATCCACATTACTAAATTTACTTGGAGGATTAGATTCAGTCACAAAAGGAAAAATCACAGTAAACTCAAAAGAAATAACAAAACTAAATGATGAAGAACTAACAAAATACAGAGCTCAAGAAATAGGATTCATATTCCAATTTTATAACTTAATACCAAACCTCACAGCACTAGAAAATGTAGAATTAATAAATGATATAACAAATGAACCAATAGATGGAATAAAATATTTAAAAAAAGTAAATTTGGAAAAACATGCAAATAATTTCCCATCAGAACTATCCGGAGGAGAACAACAAAGAGTTTCAATAGCCAGAGCAATATCTAAAAAACCATCAATGTTATTATGCGATGAACCAACAGGAGCATTAGACTCAAAAACAGGATATCATGTAATAAAAATATTAATGGATTTAT
It encodes:
- a CDS encoding nitroreductase, with amino-acid sequence MQSTIDVLKTRRSVKKFNDKQVSREDLNTILEAAVNAPSGMNAQSPKILVLQRKDIIKRFSEWNKSFYPKEVLDNLPEDFDPFYNASTLIIVLADKNIPTYVEDASLVIGNLLNAASSIGLGSCWIHRAREEFDSLQGKELLKVWDLSEDYVGVGHVVLGYPADDFVVSDKIIKDDFVVFLDDII
- a CDS encoding ABC transporter ATP-binding protein is translated as MTKLIEFSNVYKEYKTGENTLKAADNLNFTINRGELVIILGPSGSGKSTLLNLLGGLDSVTKGKITVNSKEITKLNDEELTKYRAQEIGFIFQFYNLIPNLTALENVELINDITNEPIDGIKYLKKVNLEKHANNFPSELSGGEQQRVSIARAISKKPSMLLCDEPTGALDSKTGYHVIKILMDLCKNNKTTVIIVTHNIELSRLANKVIHLKNGQIEKIDINENPKNIDEINW